A single Paenibacillus sp. FSL R5-0517 DNA region contains:
- a CDS encoding ABC-F family ATP-binding cassette domain-containing protein → MLLQVSGIIKRFGVDPILDGVNLQILERERIGLVGVNGAGKSTLLKIVAGEMSYDGGQIFKSKETTLGYLAQNSGLQSDRTIWEEMMNVFAHLTQAEADLRQMERDIADPAQMEDEKKYADLLERYAKRSDWFKDHGGYEMETRIRSVLHGMGFGEFSPDTPIATLSGGQKTRLALARILLQAPDLLMLDEPTNYLDIATLTWLEDYLRGYSGALLVVSHDRYFLDRLVTTIVEIERHRSKKYTGNYSRYMELKAAEYETQMKQYEKQQGEISKMEDFVQKNIVRASTTKRAQSRRKALEKMERLDKPMGDLKKAHFSFETAVMSGKEVLRVDQLSVAYDEASPLFRNVSFDLRRGETVALIGPNGIGKSTMLKCLTGSLRPVSGDIQWGTKVQIGYYDQEQTGLNPSNTVLEELWSAYPGMEEARIRTVLGNFLFSGDDVLKKISSLSGGEKARVSLSKLMLKEANMLILDEPTNHLDLFAKEVLEAALMDYEGTLLFISHDRYFLNKMAERIVELHPGGTEHYLGNYDDYVEKKQELEDIAREAAEARQASSKNSSKSDPSTATTEKSGAASFEAEKQAKREERNRQRKQEALEQQIAELETKITELEEQMALPEIYQDYMKLQELQQQSEERKAELTKAYEEWEELAME, encoded by the coding sequence ATGCTGCTGCAAGTATCCGGAATTATCAAACGTTTTGGTGTCGATCCAATCCTGGACGGCGTGAACTTACAAATATTAGAACGCGAGCGCATCGGCCTCGTTGGTGTAAACGGTGCAGGAAAATCCACTTTGCTCAAAATTGTAGCTGGTGAAATGTCCTATGACGGGGGACAGATTTTCAAATCCAAAGAAACGACGCTCGGTTACCTGGCTCAGAATAGCGGGCTGCAATCCGATCGCACCATCTGGGAAGAAATGATGAACGTGTTCGCTCACCTGACACAGGCTGAAGCCGATTTGCGTCAGATGGAGCGCGATATTGCCGACCCTGCCCAGATGGAAGACGAGAAAAAGTACGCGGACCTGCTGGAACGTTATGCGAAACGCTCCGACTGGTTCAAGGACCATGGCGGTTATGAGATGGAAACCCGCATTCGCAGCGTATTGCACGGGATGGGATTCGGGGAATTTTCGCCGGACACCCCCATTGCTACGCTGAGCGGCGGGCAGAAGACACGCCTTGCACTTGCTCGCATTTTGCTTCAGGCACCCGATCTGCTCATGCTGGACGAGCCTACCAACTATCTCGATATCGCAACCCTCACCTGGTTGGAAGATTATCTGAGAGGTTATTCAGGCGCATTGCTCGTGGTATCCCATGACCGGTACTTCCTCGATCGGCTCGTAACGACCATCGTAGAGATCGAACGGCATCGCTCCAAAAAATATACGGGCAATTATAGCCGTTATATGGAACTCAAGGCTGCCGAATATGAGACGCAGATGAAGCAATATGAGAAACAACAGGGTGAAATCTCGAAGATGGAAGATTTTGTCCAGAAAAATATTGTACGTGCATCGACGACCAAACGGGCTCAAAGTCGCCGGAAGGCCCTCGAAAAAATGGAGCGCCTAGATAAGCCGATGGGAGATTTGAAAAAAGCTCATTTTTCCTTCGAAACAGCCGTGATGTCTGGCAAAGAAGTGCTTCGTGTGGATCAACTGTCTGTCGCTTATGACGAGGCTTCTCCATTGTTCCGCAATGTATCCTTTGATCTGCGGCGCGGGGAAACCGTTGCTCTGATCGGTCCAAACGGTATCGGCAAATCCACCATGCTGAAGTGTCTCACCGGAAGTTTACGTCCGGTATCCGGGGATATCCAATGGGGAACGAAAGTCCAGATTGGCTATTATGATCAGGAACAGACGGGGCTCAATCCGTCCAACACGGTTCTGGAAGAACTGTGGAGTGCCTATCCGGGGATGGAAGAAGCACGTATTCGTACCGTACTCGGGAATTTTTTGTTCAGCGGTGACGATGTGCTCAAGAAAATCTCTTCCCTCAGCGGCGGCGAGAAAGCACGTGTCTCTCTATCCAAGCTGATGCTGAAGGAAGCCAATATGCTCATTCTGGATGAGCCTACGAACCATCTCGACCTGTTTGCCAAAGAGGTGCTGGAAGCGGCGTTAATGGATTATGAAGGTACCCTGCTGTTCATTTCCCATGACCGATACTTCCTCAACAAAATGGCCGAGCGCATTGTCGAGCTTCATCCAGGTGGAACAGAACACTATCTCGGAAATTATGATGATTATGTGGAGAAGAAACAGGAGCTTGAGGACATCGCACGCGAAGCTGCTGAGGCACGTCAAGCTTCATCCAAGAACTCTTCCAAATCCGATCCGAGTACAGCAACAACCGAAAAATCTGGAGCGGCTTCGTTCGAAGCGGAAAAACAAGCAAAGCGTGAAGAACGTAACCGGCAACGCAAGCAGGAAGCTCTGGAACAACAGATCGCGGAACTGGAAACGAAAATT
- a CDS encoding 5-formyltetrahydrofolate cyclo-ligase: MQDHAELKSQLRSRLRQSRDLMDASMHQQAMTKINVGMRRELDRLRQAKSKVMNRPLVIFSYLSYGSEASTAFLFQEGWNHGDVMYAPKVLANPPRMELRRVTGERDLEPGIWGIPEPKDSCEVLKPEDWPDIDLVLVPGLGYDLHGGRIGYGGGYYDRFAETLAATCVMTGKKPLMAAMVLPGQLQEEIPMDLLDLRMDLLITTEGILHIE; this comes from the coding sequence ATGCAGGATCATGCGGAACTGAAAAGCCAGCTTCGATCCAGACTGAGACAGAGCCGTGATCTGATGGATGCGAGCATGCATCAGCAGGCGATGACTAAGATTAACGTTGGAATGAGGCGTGAGCTGGATCGCCTTAGACAGGCCAAGAGTAAGGTCATGAACAGACCACTCGTCATATTCAGTTATCTGTCCTATGGAAGCGAAGCATCCACAGCTTTTCTTTTTCAAGAGGGCTGGAATCATGGAGATGTGATGTATGCACCGAAAGTGTTGGCGAACCCACCTCGAATGGAGCTACGGCGAGTGACCGGAGAACGGGATCTGGAGCCAGGCATATGGGGGATACCGGAACCCAAGGATTCCTGTGAAGTTCTCAAGCCTGAAGATTGGCCGGATATCGATCTCGTACTGGTACCGGGGCTTGGTTATGATCTGCATGGGGGGCGTATTGGTTACGGTGGCGGTTATTATGATCGTTTTGCCGAGACGCTTGCAGCAACATGTGTGATGACGGGCAAGAAACCTTTGATGGCTGCGATGGTATTGCCGGGTCAGTTACAAGAGGAGATCCCGATGGACCTGCTCGATCTGCGGATGGATCTGTTGATAACAACCGAAGGTATATTACATATCGAATAA
- the moaC gene encoding cyclic pyranopterin monophosphate synthase MoaC — MSSEVNNGQASGGKLTHFNEQGRARMVDISGKEITVRTAVAVTKVTMNPDTLEAIREGRIGKGDVLAVAQIAGIQGAKKTSDWIPMCHPLALTGVDIRFHDNGVDELHIEVTVKTEGKTGVEMEALTAASAAALTVYDMCKAMQKDMIIGPTMLNSKSGGKNGDYSR, encoded by the coding sequence TTGAGTTCAGAAGTGAACAACGGCCAGGCTTCGGGTGGAAAACTGACCCATTTTAATGAACAGGGGCGGGCCCGGATGGTTGATATTTCGGGTAAGGAAATTACCGTGCGTACGGCTGTGGCCGTAACCAAGGTGACGATGAATCCAGATACATTGGAAGCGATTCGGGAGGGCCGAATCGGCAAAGGTGATGTTCTGGCTGTGGCTCAGATTGCCGGGATTCAAGGCGCGAAGAAAACGTCGGACTGGATTCCGATGTGCCATCCGCTGGCACTGACGGGTGTGGATATTCGTTTTCATGATAACGGAGTGGATGAATTACACATTGAAGTTACTGTCAAAACCGAAGGTAAGACGGGTGTTGAGATGGAGGCGCTCACGGCTGCCTCGGCTGCAGCACTGACGGTCTATGACATGTGCAAGGCCATGCAAAAAGATATGATTATCGGTCCAACCATGCTGAATTCCAAGAGTGGTGGCAAAAACGGTGATTACAGCCGATAG
- a CDS encoding MogA/MoaB family molybdenum cofactor biosynthesis protein: MVWRTAILTASDKGARGEREDTSAQVIRELVEEELGGQIVEYRIVPDEPDEIIAALIEMTDYFHADLVLTTGGTELAIRDITPEATRRVIEREVPGMAEAMRYSVMSKNRSAMLFRGVCGIRGRTLIVNLPGTPKGVHEHLAAIMDQLPEALLMVTGQFKQ, from the coding sequence ATGGTGTGGAGAACAGCAATCCTGACAGCCAGTGACAAAGGAGCCCGCGGGGAACGTGAGGATACGAGTGCACAAGTCATTCGGGAGCTGGTGGAAGAAGAGCTGGGTGGTCAAATCGTGGAGTACCGTATCGTCCCGGATGAACCCGATGAGATTATCGCGGCTTTGATTGAGATGACGGATTATTTTCACGCCGATCTGGTGCTGACTACCGGTGGAACGGAGCTGGCCATTCGTGATATTACTCCAGAAGCGACCCGGCGCGTAATTGAACGGGAAGTTCCAGGGATGGCAGAGGCTATGCGGTACAGTGTAATGAGCAAAAACCGTTCTGCCATGCTGTTCCGTGGGGTCTGTGGCATTCGTGGTCGCACGCTGATTGTCAATCTCCCAGGTACGCCAAAGGGTGTGCACGAACATCTGGCTGCCATTATGGATCAGCTTCCGGAAGCGCTGTTGATGGTTACGGGTCAGTTTAAGCAATAA
- the tatA gene encoding twin-arginine translocase TatA/TatE family subunit: protein MLSSIGPTGFILLAVIALLLFGPNKLPELGRAVGRTFREFKEGAREIISEDDSSNRKEQEKAKPLAAESTPADKPADKRLPE, encoded by the coding sequence ATGTTAAGTTCCATTGGACCAACGGGTTTTATTTTGCTGGCCGTGATTGCATTGCTGTTGTTTGGACCCAACAAACTTCCGGAACTGGGACGTGCAGTTGGGCGTACCTTCCGTGAATTCAAAGAGGGCGCTCGCGAGATTATCTCTGAGGATGACTCATCCAATCGCAAAGAGCAGGAGAAGGCAAAACCGCTGGCGGCTGAGAGCACACCTGCAGACAAGCCTGCTGATAAACGCCTGCCGGAATAA
- the tatC gene encoding twin-arginine translocase subunit TatC, which translates to MTQQMEEMSITEHLSELRKRLIYVLSIFVLGLIAGFFVADPVYQYLTKSESAKGFVLHAFSFWDGIGIYMKIAGLFSLIITLPFTVYQIWKFVSPGLKPRERKATLKYVPYVFLLFLIGMAFSYYVIFPMALAFTTAITEKMGLVETYGMKQYFSFLFGIVLPVSLLFELPLLIMFLTGLRILNPIRLRKMRRVAYFVLIFIAVVITPPDFISDLLVMIPLLLLYEISVLLSAIVYRKQLAADEEIESRYVRAEDKKHAG; encoded by the coding sequence ATGACGCAGCAAATGGAAGAAATGTCGATTACGGAACATCTGAGTGAGCTGCGGAAGCGGCTGATCTACGTATTAAGTATTTTTGTGCTGGGACTGATTGCAGGATTTTTTGTAGCGGACCCGGTATACCAATATCTGACCAAGTCAGAGTCGGCCAAAGGTTTTGTATTGCATGCCTTCTCGTTCTGGGACGGGATTGGCATTTACATGAAGATTGCGGGTTTATTTTCACTTATCATTACGCTGCCGTTTACGGTGTATCAGATCTGGAAGTTTGTTAGTCCGGGGCTTAAACCGCGCGAACGAAAAGCAACGCTGAAGTATGTGCCTTATGTATTTCTGTTATTTCTTATAGGGATGGCCTTTTCGTATTATGTTATATTTCCGATGGCACTCGCCTTTACAACAGCGATTACGGAGAAGATGGGGCTTGTGGAGACCTACGGGATGAAACAGTATTTCAGCTTCCTGTTTGGCATTGTGCTGCCTGTGTCCCTGTTATTCGAGCTTCCTTTGCTTATTATGTTTCTGACAGGACTGCGGATTCTGAATCCCATTCGTCTTCGCAAGATGCGCAGAGTTGCTTATTTTGTCCTGATCTTCATTGCAGTGGTGATTACACCTCCAGACTTCATATCCGATCTGCTGGTGATGATTCCCTTGCTTCTGTTATATGAAATCAGTGTGTTATTATCCGCAATTGTATACCGCAAGCAGCTTGCGGCCGATGAAGAGATCGAATCCCGTTACGTCCGTGCCGAGGATAAGAAGCATGCAGGTTAG
- the groES gene encoding co-chaperone GroES, which yields MIRPLGERVLVEPLEQEQTTSFGIVLPDSAKEKPQEGRIIAVGAGALKDGVRVALEVKEGDRVIFSKYAGTEIKFEGKEYLIMKESDIHAILD from the coding sequence ATGATCAGACCTTTAGGTGAACGCGTATTGGTAGAACCACTGGAGCAAGAGCAAACAACTTCTTTCGGGATCGTACTCCCGGACTCCGCCAAAGAAAAACCGCAAGAGGGTAGAATCATTGCAGTTGGTGCTGGAGCATTGAAAGACGGCGTACGTGTGGCTCTGGAAGTGAAAGAAGGAGATCGCGTTATTTTCTCCAAATATGCCGGTACAGAAATCAAGTTCGAAGGTAAAGAATATTTGATTATGAAAGAAAGCGATATTCACGCGATTCTCGACTAA
- the groL gene encoding chaperonin GroEL (60 kDa chaperone family; promotes refolding of misfolded polypeptides especially under stressful conditions; forms two stacked rings of heptamers to form a barrel-shaped 14mer; ends can be capped by GroES; misfolded proteins enter the barrel where they are refolded when GroES binds) has protein sequence MAKDIKFSEDARRSMLRGVDALANAVKVTLGPKGRNVVLEKKFGSPLITNDGVTIAKEIELEDAFENMGAQLVKEVATKTNDVAGDGTTTATVLAQALITEGLKNVTAGASPIGIRKGIDKAVKAAVAELQSISKPVETKQSIAQVAAISAADEEVGELIAEAMEKVGKDGVITVEESRGFATELEVVEGMQFDRGYISPYMITDTDKMEAVLDNPYILITDKKISSTQDILPLLEKIVQQGKPLVLIAEDIEGEALAMLVVNKLRGTFNAVAVKAPGFGDRRKAMLQDIAALTGGQLITEELGLDLKSAVVEQLGTARQIRVTKENTIIVDGAGNKSDIDARVSQIRTQLEETTSEFDKEKLQERLAKLSGGVAVIKVGAATETELKERKLRIEDALNATRAAVEEGIVSGGGTALMNVYNAVAGVALSGDEQTGVNIVLRALEAPIRTIAANAGEEGSVIVERLKKEQTGVGFNAATGEWVNMIEAGIVDPAKVTRYALQNAASVAAMFLTTEAVIADKPEPAGAGGGMPDMGGMGGMGGMM, from the coding sequence ATGGCTAAAGACATTAAATTCAGTGAAGACGCTCGTCGCTCCATGCTTCGTGGTGTGGATGCATTGGCTAATGCAGTAAAAGTAACACTCGGTCCTAAAGGCCGTAACGTGGTTCTGGAGAAAAAATTCGGAAGCCCGCTCATCACTAACGATGGTGTAACGATTGCTAAAGAAATCGAACTGGAAGATGCATTCGAGAACATGGGTGCACAACTGGTTAAAGAAGTAGCTACTAAAACCAACGATGTTGCCGGTGACGGTACTACAACAGCAACTGTACTCGCGCAAGCGCTGATCACAGAAGGTCTGAAAAACGTAACTGCAGGTGCTAGCCCAATCGGTATCCGTAAAGGGATCGACAAAGCGGTTAAAGCTGCGGTTGCTGAATTGCAATCCATCTCCAAACCGGTTGAAACCAAACAATCCATCGCACAAGTTGCAGCAATCTCTGCAGCTGACGAAGAAGTAGGCGAACTGATCGCTGAAGCTATGGAAAAAGTAGGTAAAGACGGCGTTATCACTGTAGAAGAATCCCGTGGATTCGCTACGGAGCTTGAAGTGGTTGAAGGTATGCAATTCGACCGTGGATACATCTCTCCTTACATGATCACAGACACGGACAAAATGGAAGCTGTTTTGGACAATCCGTACATCTTGATCACAGACAAAAAAATCTCCAGCACGCAAGACATCTTGCCATTGCTTGAGAAAATCGTTCAACAAGGCAAACCGCTGGTATTGATCGCTGAAGATATCGAAGGCGAAGCACTGGCTATGCTGGTTGTGAACAAATTGCGTGGTACATTCAATGCTGTAGCTGTTAAAGCTCCAGGATTCGGTGACCGTCGTAAAGCAATGCTGCAAGATATCGCTGCTCTGACTGGTGGCCAATTGATCACGGAAGAACTGGGTCTGGACCTGAAATCCGCTGTTGTGGAACAACTGGGTACAGCTCGTCAAATCCGTGTAACCAAAGAAAACACAATCATCGTTGACGGTGCTGGTAACAAATCCGATATCGATGCACGTGTTAGCCAAATCCGTACACAACTGGAAGAAACAACTTCCGAGTTCGACAAAGAGAAACTGCAAGAGCGTCTGGCTAAATTGTCCGGCGGTGTAGCAGTAATCAAAGTCGGTGCGGCAACTGAAACAGAATTGAAAGAACGCAAACTTCGCATCGAAGATGCCCTGAACGCAACTCGCGCTGCGGTTGAAGAAGGTATCGTATCCGGTGGTGGTACAGCGCTCATGAACGTATACAACGCGGTTGCAGGCGTAGCCCTGTCCGGTGACGAGCAAACAGGCGTAAACATCGTCCTGCGCGCTTTGGAAGCACCAATCCGTACAATCGCAGCTAACGCTGGCGAAGAAGGTTCCGTAATCGTGGAGCGTCTGAAAAAAGAACAAACTGGCGTAGGCTTCAACGCTGCGACTGGCGAGTGGGTTAACATGATCGAAGCGGGTATCGTTGACCCTGCGAAAGTAACACGTTATGCATTGCAAAACGCTGCTTCCGTAGCAGCAATGTTCCTGACTACTGAAGCGGTTATCGCTGACAAACCAGAACCAGCAGGTGCTGGCGGCGGAATGCCTGATATGGGCGGTATGGGTGGAATGGGCGGCATGATGTAA
- a CDS encoding NAD(P)/FAD-dependent oxidoreductase, with product MYDALVIGAGQAGLAAGYYLQRSGLTFVIVDAASSVGESWRKRYDSLRLFTPRMYDGLPGMPLGGNENDLPSKDEIADYFESYAKQMHLPIKLNCLISRLSKQDEVYYAETNDEIIEARNIIVATGPFQTPNVPSFAKSLSESVIQLHSSEYRNSSQLLPGTTVVVGGGNSGAQIAVELAADEQQMVYISIARNITFRPLHIMKRSIFWYFEKLGILRASADRMVGKWLRNQPEYVYGYALKELMTQGKVNMRPRAINAIDDRILYEDGSETRIDNMIWATGFKRNDSWIDIHTAFDSKGEMIHERGVSPVAGLYYVGLPWQTSRGSALLGWVKYDAQKIISHVIQR from the coding sequence ATGTACGATGCATTGGTTATCGGAGCTGGGCAAGCAGGATTGGCAGCAGGTTACTATCTTCAGAGGTCGGGCTTAACCTTTGTAATCGTTGACGCTGCTTCATCTGTCGGGGAATCTTGGCGTAAACGGTACGATTCCTTGCGTCTTTTTACTCCACGAATGTATGATGGGTTACCGGGAATGCCGCTTGGTGGAAACGAAAATGATCTGCCAAGCAAAGATGAAATTGCAGATTATTTTGAAAGTTACGCCAAGCAAATGCATCTTCCCATAAAGTTAAACTGTTTAATCTCCCGTCTCTCCAAGCAAGATGAGGTGTACTATGCTGAAACCAATGATGAAATAATTGAAGCGCGCAATATTATCGTTGCCACAGGGCCTTTCCAGACCCCAAATGTTCCATCTTTTGCAAAGTCATTATCCGAGAGTGTAATTCAGCTTCATTCATCAGAGTATCGAAATAGCTCTCAATTGCTCCCTGGCACAACAGTAGTTGTAGGCGGAGGCAATTCGGGTGCCCAAATCGCCGTAGAGTTAGCAGCAGATGAACAACAAATGGTATACATATCCATAGCTCGAAATATTACCTTTAGGCCATTGCATATTATGAAACGAAGTATATTCTGGTATTTCGAAAAGCTCGGAATATTACGTGCAAGTGCTGACCGTATGGTTGGAAAATGGTTGCGGAATCAGCCTGAGTACGTCTATGGCTATGCGTTAAAAGAATTGATGACCCAGGGGAAGGTCAACATGCGCCCACGTGCCATTAATGCGATAGATGACCGCATCCTATATGAGGATGGGAGTGAGACACGAATAGACAATATGATCTGGGCGACTGGATTTAAGCGAAATGATAGTTGGATCGATATCCATACTGCTTTTGATTCCAAAGGTGAAATGATACACGAGAGAGGCGTATCACCGGTTGCTGGACTGTACTATGTTGGACTACCTTGGCAAACATCTCGGGGCTCAGCGCTGTTGGGATGGGTCAAGTACGATGCTCAGAAGATCATTAGTCATGTGATTCAAAGGTAA